The Neofelis nebulosa isolate mNeoNeb1 chromosome 1, mNeoNeb1.pri, whole genome shotgun sequence sequence ACTGAAAGCAAAGGCGTGGCCCTGCTGCGCAAGGCACCCGCTAGCACCACGTACCGTGCACGGTTACGCAGAGGCTCTTCGGTCAGCGTGTTAGAGGAAAGGGTGACGCAGCTGCCGTACATCTCCTAGAGAGGTGCAATCAGACATCATCTGAAAACATGCAACGAGCTCAGCACATGCACGCGTCTCGATAAACAGGAAGCATGCAGGAGGCAGATTAGTGGATGCAAGCTTCATACATACTTCGAGGGGCACGAGCTGGTGGGATCCTTCTCTTACTCCTGAGTGACAGAACCCATTAAGTTACTCGGGAAAGTCTTATTTGAGCAAGGTAAGTTTGGGCATATGAAACCCAAAGGGGCTGGGCTTCGGGGCAGGGGTGTGACTTTTCTCGCGGAAATATACATGTGAGGAAGTCCTTTGCAACAAAGGCAACTGACGTTGGATATCAACGTATAGTTAAAATCGGTGTTCAATTAATTAGATACTAACTGAAACTCGATTTTAGTATTGCAAAAGGAATCTGGACAGTTCTTCAACTGCGCTGTAATGGAATTTTACCATATGGCAAATTATCAGTTATGCAGGCTGTGACTCTCTAGATCGCAGGATGGATATTCTAGGTCCTTCTACCCCTCAGCATTTCGCATTTTGGCTACTGTACCATTTTTTGGATGGCATGGCATGTGCAGAGCATACAGGACACATTGCCTACAGCCTACAAAGACATTCATATCTCCCATTCACCAGTTTTAAACCACAGATTATAGTCCCCGGTTTTCTAGTAAATGCAATTATAAGATATAGTTCCCACCACACTCTGCCATCCCTTATGTACTGCCAAGTGCTTCAGACTGCTATGGCATCCTGATCAACACTCAGGGGTGAGTATCATAAAACGCCAACGTGGAGGTCCCTGTGGTGTATTCATTTCAAAGGTCATTCCAAAGTGGAGTAGTTAAGTCTTTGGAAATAGTTTCTATTTATGTGCTCTTTAATCGGGCTTGAGGATAAACTATCCGGTCAGATGAGGAGAACAAACTCTTCCTGAGGCAGAATCTATGCCAAGGAAGGGCCTGATTTCACATCGATTGGTGGTCTCATCTTGCAGAAATGCCTTCCAGTTTAGGACTCCTAACACTCAAGGATGAAACTATTTTGGGAAACTGGGGGACCAGAATATAACCTCCTgtgatttctttcatctttctcttttagCATATTTTCCAAGGAAGAGCAAAGCGTATATACTTTAATATGACATATATCCTTAAAGAACACATGGACTTAGCTGTCCATGCATCCCTTTGGAATTTTCTGGGGATTCCCTCAAGGTGGCAAAGGTCAGCAATCTGTAGTGTTAGGAACAGCACAGTGAATTCACAGGCAAGAAATGGGATATTCTCCAAAAGGCACTCACCGccttattctttcctttgctaGCAGAGCTCACGGGACTTCTCTTGGCATCTGTTGTCTTCCTTCCAAGTGAGGTTAATGGCAGTGTGGAGGTCTTCAGCTGGTTGGCTGCCTGGTAATTGTTATTATTGTTCTGGTTGCCACTGAGCGTCTCCATGATAGATCGGAAGGTTCCAAAAGGCCTTTTCAGTTGATCCCCCGATTCGCTACCCGTAGAGGTCCTCTGGGGGGTCCTGCCCTtatctctgtccttctccccagtGGGCTCGAGGCTAGCTTGCTCCATCTGGACCACGGGCTCCTCAAAGGTAACTCGGAGTTTTAAGTTCTGAGATGTCCGGCGCTTGGAAGACGGAGACTTGAGGGCACTCTTGGGGCTCATGGCCACTTTCTGGGTGGTGGTGCTGTCAGGGCTGGGCTGAGTAGGGTCTCCGGAGGGCTGGCTTGGGGGAGTGGTCCCTGAGGCGGGACACTGGGATTCCAAGTCGGGTTCGCTGCTCTcggaggtgggagatgggctatgGCCGTCTAGAGATTTGGAGGCTTTGATACCAAAAGGAAACCTGCGTCCTGATGCCAACGTGTGTTTCTTGATCATCAGGTGCAGGCTTTCTGCGCTATCCACACTCTCCACACTTCCCACAATGGGCTGCGGTCTGGGCCTGTCGGCCTTCCTCACGGGTGTGCTCTTGGGGTCCTCAGAGGTGTTGGAATCAGTGTCGGACTCACTCAGGGACCGCTGCATCAGCTGCCTCAGCCGAGCCAACTTCAGCTCCCTCTTGTCTGCAGGGATCTTCTTTGAGTTTCTAGAAGAAGCCTGAGCATCCTGGAATTCCAAGGACAGCTTTTCCTGGGTGCAGACACTCTCTGAGATATCCTTCCCCAGTAACTGGCGGAGGATTTTGTCAGAATCTTCATCTTTTGCTTTGGCCCTGGCCCGGCTGGATGCCGACAGGCTTCCGAGCACCTGAATCCCCTCTTGGACCCCGGGTTTGCTCTTGGCTACAGACTCATCATCCGCATCTGGAGATTTCCACTGGGACCTTCTGGAAGCGGGGGAGGATGGCGAACTGAAAGATGATGAAGAACATATGAGGTGATCTCCTATCACTGATTGCCTCCACTGCCACTAACGACTTACAGATCGACAGGACTGGAATAAGAAAAATCACTTAATGTCTGTGCTCATCAATCTCCAAATAACTCCAGAGTGGTAACCATGACCACAGTGTAGTGGGCCTCATACCTAACGCTATGACGAGAGATCTGTCTACTGTTTTACTGTTTACACATCAATGTCGTGCCAATTGCATTCATTATTCTCATCTTCACCAACCTTATACACCTACGTAtccttattcccatttcacaggtgaagaaatgaaggaatctgACTGTGACTTTTCTGTAGTCAGAGAATGAAGAAATGGCAGAACCAGAGATGAAGCCGGGTCTTCTGACATCAGGTCCAGGGCGTTTTCCCCCTGTAACGTCTCATATTTATTCCtctttataaacataaaatatgttctgtttttgtcttcttaaaGTCCAAAAGAAGGCTCAGAGACTTAAGACACCTAAGAACTCTAACCATTAATGTTCCTGGTATTACCTGGGCGAGGAAAGGAGGGACTTGCCCTCTGATTTCTGGG is a genomic window containing:
- the SNCAIP gene encoding synphilin-1 isoform X3 — protein: MVSETEAIAELSCSKDFPSLIHYAGCFGQEKILLWLLQFMQEQGISLDEVDPDGNSAVHVASQHGYLGCIQTLVEYGANVTMHNHAGEKPSQSAERHGHTLCSRYLVVVETCMSLASQVVKLTKQLKEQTMERVTLQNQLQQLLEAQKSEGKSLLSSPSSPSSPASRRSQWKSPDADDESVAKSKPGVQEGIQVLGSLSASSRARAKAKDEDSDKILRQLLGKDISESVCTQEKLSLEFQDAQASSRNSKKIPADKRELKLARLRQLMQRSLSESDTDSNTSEDPKSTPVRKADRPRPQPIVGSVESVDSAESLHLMIKKHTLASGRRFPFGIKASKSLDGHSPSPTSESSEPDLESQCPASGTTPPSQPSGDPTQPSPDSTTTQKVAMSPKSALKSPSSKRRTSQNLKLRVTFEEPVVQMEQASLEPTGEKDRDKGRTPQRTSTGSESGDQLKRPFGTFRSIMETLSGNQNNNNNYQAANQLKTSTLPLTSLGRKTTDAKRSPVSSASKGKNKAEMYGSCVTLSSNTLTEEPLRNRARHNDINRKMKKSCSIKHIAEPESNELFL